The Pangasianodon hypophthalmus isolate fPanHyp1 chromosome 5, fPanHyp1.pri, whole genome shotgun sequence genome includes a window with the following:
- the LOC128318361 gene encoding histone H4, with the protein MSGRGKGGKGLGKGGAKRHRKVLRDNIQGITKPAIRRLARRGGVKRISGLIYEETRGVLKVFLENVIRDAVTYTEHAKRKTVTAMDVVYALKRQGRTLYGFGG; encoded by the coding sequence ATGTCTGGCAGAGGCAAGGGCGGAAAGGGGCTCGGCAAAGGAGGCGCCAAGCGTCACCGTAAAGTTCTTCGCGATAACATCCAGGGAATCACCAAGCCGGCTATTCGCCGTCTGGCTCGCCGTGGCGGTGTTAAGCGTATTTCCGGTCTGATCTACGAAGAGACTCGCGGTGTGCTGAAGGTGTTCCTGGAGAACGTGATCCGCGACGCCGTCACCTACACCGAGCATGCCAAGAGGAAGACGGTCACCGCCATGGATGTGGTGTACGCCCTGAAACGCCAGGGACGCACCCTGTACGGCTTCGGCGGTTAA
- the LOC128318327 gene encoding histone H1-like, giving the protein MSAFKTSPPAAGREVPVLHSATAIDSFILLSSAHTDMAEVAPAPAAAPAKAPKKKAASRTKKAGPSVGELIVKAVSSSKERSGVSLAALKKALAAGGYDVEKNNSRVKLAVKSLVTKGTLVQTKGTGASGSFKLNKKQTEAKKPAKKAAPKPKKAAAKKPAAAKKPKKVAAKKPAAAAKKSPKKAKKPAAAAKKATKSPKKAKKPATPKKAAKSPKKAKAVKPKTAKPKAAKAKKAAPKKK; this is encoded by the coding sequence ATGTCTGCTTTTAAGACCAGCCCCCCGGCCGCGGGGAGGGAGGTTCCTGTGTTACACAGCGCCACAGCGATTGACTCTTTTATTCTACTTAgctccgcacacacagacatggcagAAGTCGCTCCCGCGCCCGCCGCCGCGCCGGCCAAAGCGCCCAAGAAGAAAGCAGCTTCGAGGACCAAGAAAGCGGGCCCCAGCGTCGGCGAGCTCATCGTCAAGGCGGTTTCCTCGTCCAAGGAGAGGAGCGGCGTGTCGCTCGCCGCTTTGAAGAAGGCTTTGGCTGCCGGCGGATACGATGTGGAGAAGAACAACTCCCGCGTCAAGCTCGCCGTCAAGAGCCTCGTGACAAAGGGCACTCTGGTGCAGACCAAAGGGACCGGCGCGTCTGGCTCTTTCAAGCTGAACAAGAAGCAGACCGAAGCCAAGAAGCCCGCAAAGAAAGCCGCGCCCAAACCCAAGAAGGCGGCAGCCAAGAAGCccgccgcggctaagaagcccaagAAGGTAGCGGCCAAGAaacccgccgccgccgccaagaaGTCTCCTAAGAAGGCGAAGAagcccgccgccgccgccaagaaAGCCACCAAGAGCCCCAAGAAGGCGAAGAAGCCGGCGACCCCTAAAAAGGCAGCCAAGAGCCCCAAGAAGGCAAAGGCTGTGAAGCCCAAGACAGCAAAGCCCAAAGCGGCAAAGGCGAAAAAGGCAGCccccaaaaagaaataa
- the LOC128318353 gene encoding histone H3, with translation MARTKQTARKSTGGKAPRKQLATKAARKSAPATGGVKKPHRYRPGTVALREIRRYQKSTELLIRKLPFQRLVREIAQDFKTDLRFQSSAVMALQEASEAYLVGLFEDTNLCAIHAKRVTIMPKDIQLARRIRGERA, from the coding sequence ATGGCAAGAACCAAGCAGACCGCCCGTAAGTCTACCGGTGGCAAGGCGCCCAGAAAGCAGCTCGCCACTAAGGCCGCCCGCAAGAGCGCCCCGGCCACCGGCGGCGTGAAGAAGCCTCACCGTTACAGGCCGGGCACCGTGGCTCTGAGAGAGATCCGCCGTTATCAGAAGTCTACTGAGCTGCTCATCCGCAAGCTGCCCTTCCAGCGCCTGGTGAGAGAAATCGCTCAGGACTTCAAGACTGATCTGCGTTTCCAGAGCTCGGCCGTCATGGCCCTGCAGGAGGCGAGCGAGGCGTACCTGGTCGGCCTGTTCGAGGACACCAACCTGTGCGCCATCCACGCCAAGAGAGTGACCATCATGCCCAAGGATATTCAGCTGGCCCGCCGTATTCGCGGAGAGCGCGCTTAA
- the LOC128318385 gene encoding histone H2B-like: protein MPDPAKAAPKKGSKKAVTKTAGKGGKKRRKSRKESYAIYVYKVLKQVHPDTGISSKAMGIMNSFVNDIFERIAGESSRLAHYNKRSTITSREIQTAVRLLLPGELAKHAVSEGTKAVTKYTSSK from the coding sequence atgcCCGACCCAGCCAAGGCCGCTCCCAAGAAGGGATCCAAGAAAGCCGTGACCAAGACGGCCGGCAAAGGAGGCAAGAAGCGCAGAAAGTCCAGGAAGGAGAGCTACGCTATCTACGTGTACAAAGTCCTGAAGCAGGTGCACCCCGACACCGGCATTTCTTCTAAGGCGATGGGCATCATGAACTCGTTCGTGAACGACATCTTCGAGCGTATCGCCGGTGAGTCCTCTCGTCTGGCTCATTACAACAAGCGCTCCACCATCACCTCCAGGGAGATCCAGACCGCCGTGCGCCTGTTGCTTCCCGGCGAGCTGGCCAAGCACGCCGTGTCCGAGGGCACCAAGGCCGTCACCAAGTACACCAGCTCCAAGTAA